A single Bifidobacterium asteroides DNA region contains:
- a CDS encoding glycoside hydrolase family 13 protein translates to MTNNNMNDDWWKQAVVYQIYPRSFKDVNGDGIGDIRGVTEKMEYLRDLGVDAIWLSPFYPSELADGGYDVMDYRNVDPRLGNMADFDEMANKAHAMGLKVIVDIVPNHTSNKHEWFQDALRATPGSPERDRYIFRKGRGTNGELPPNGWMSLFGGPAWEQVDDGEWYLHIFAKEQPDLNWKNKEVHEAFKDIFRFWSNHGTDGFRIDVAHGLAKDLDSRPLSELDKWPVQEQSTYHNYEHPLWDRPEVHDIYKEWRKVFNEFEPHRFAVGEAWVVPEHQHLYASENELGQVFNFEFAKANWDCQALYTAIAEGLQSAKDSGSTTTWVMSNHDVVRQATRYALPQVDSSTYHQLDKDWILRDGQTYFEDRAKGTRRARAGFALEAALPGSVYIYQGEELGLFEVPDIPWDRLEDPTAHRTRGKYTEKGRDGCRVPLPWVAGDTPAPAKWNPAFGEGASFGFSPSHSKDGGPASDPHLPQPLWFKDFAVDKEENDKTSMLSLYRKALNLRATLLTPTGNVEVTALSATYGRISYTRKALVDSKPAELTCLTNFSQTPTPLPQGRIVLTSGDLAEDGSLPQDTTAWVVRTVQE, encoded by the coding sequence ATGACCAACAACAACATGAACGATGATTGGTGGAAGCAGGCAGTTGTATATCAGATATATCCGCGCAGCTTCAAGGATGTCAATGGCGACGGCATTGGCGACATCCGAGGCGTGACCGAAAAAATGGAATATCTGCGAGACCTGGGCGTAGACGCCATCTGGCTGTCACCCTTCTACCCATCGGAATTGGCCGACGGCGGGTATGACGTCATGGATTACCGCAACGTCGACCCACGCCTGGGCAACATGGCTGATTTCGACGAAATGGCCAACAAAGCTCATGCCATGGGACTCAAGGTCATCGTGGACATTGTTCCCAATCACACGTCAAACAAGCACGAATGGTTCCAGGATGCCCTGCGTGCAACTCCGGGATCCCCCGAACGTGACAGATACATCTTCCGCAAGGGCAGAGGTACGAATGGAGAACTGCCGCCCAATGGATGGATGTCCTTGTTCGGAGGGCCTGCCTGGGAGCAGGTTGACGACGGCGAATGGTACTTGCATATATTCGCCAAAGAGCAGCCTGATTTGAACTGGAAGAACAAGGAAGTTCACGAAGCCTTTAAAGACATATTCCGTTTCTGGTCCAATCATGGCACGGATGGCTTCCGCATCGACGTGGCCCACGGGCTGGCCAAGGATCTGGACAGCCGCCCTCTGTCCGAGCTGGACAAATGGCCCGTCCAGGAACAGTCCACTTATCACAACTATGAGCACCCGTTATGGGACAGGCCCGAAGTACATGATATCTATAAGGAATGGCGAAAGGTCTTCAACGAATTTGAACCTCACCGTTTTGCAGTCGGAGAAGCCTGGGTCGTGCCTGAGCACCAGCATCTGTACGCATCCGAGAACGAACTGGGGCAGGTCTTCAACTTCGAGTTCGCCAAGGCTAATTGGGACTGCCAGGCCCTGTACACCGCCATTGCCGAGGGCCTGCAATCCGCCAAGGACTCGGGATCGACCACAACATGGGTGATGAGCAACCACGATGTGGTCAGACAGGCCACCAGATACGCACTGCCCCAGGTGGACAGCTCCACTTATCATCAGCTTGACAAGGACTGGATCCTTCGAGACGGGCAGACTTATTTCGAGGACCGGGCCAAGGGCACGCGCAGGGCACGCGCAGGGTTCGCCCTGGAAGCAGCATTACCTGGCTCTGTATACATCTATCAGGGTGAGGAGCTTGGCCTGTTCGAAGTTCCTGATATTCCCTGGGACCGTCTAGAGGATCCGACTGCGCACCGAACCCGCGGCAAATACACTGAAAAGGGCCGTGATGGGTGCCGAGTCCCTCTACCTTGGGTCGCCGGAGACACACCTGCCCCTGCAAAGTGGAATCCCGCCTTCGGAGAAGGGGCCTCCTTCGGATTCTCCCCCTCTCACAGCAAGGACGGAGGGCCAGCCAGCGATCCTCACCTGCCCCAACCTCTTTGGTTCAAGGACTTTGCTGTGGATAAGGAGGAAAACGACAAGACCTCGATGCTCTCCCTCTATCGTAAAGCCCTTAATCTACGGGCCACATTGCTGACCCCTACAGGCAACGTGGAAGTCACGGCCCTATCTGCCACGTACGGCCGGATTTCCTACACACGCAAGGCACTTGTCGATTCCAAGCCTGCGGAACTGACCTGCTTGACCAATTTTTCACAGACACCGACTCCCCTTCCACAAGGACGAATTGTGCTCACATCGGGAGACCTAGCCGAGGACGGCTCGCTTCCCCAAGACACAACCGCTTGGGTAGTTCGCACAGTGCAGGAATAA
- a CDS encoding carbohydrate ABC transporter permease translates to MSGKVRHSGLWTLFFALVSLLWVFPIVLVVVNSFKNKAYISRNAFSLPTGRTFVGLENYRRGVERTNLLASFGWTVLVTVGSVLLILLCTSMCAWWIVRVNTRVAKFLYLLFLFNMIVPFQMVMFTLSKLADMLGLNTPWGLCVVYLGFGAGLAVFIFTGVVKGIPQELEESAMIDGASIPRTFFGIVVPIMRPSIVSVAILEAMWIWNDFLLPYLTLDMRRFKTMSIAIQYLKGGYGSVDMGAMMGCLVLAIIPIIVFYLICQKYIIKGVLAGAVKG, encoded by the coding sequence ATGAGCGGCAAGGTGAGGCATTCGGGCCTGTGGACCCTGTTCTTTGCTCTGGTGTCCTTGTTGTGGGTGTTCCCGATCGTGCTGGTGGTCGTGAACTCGTTCAAGAACAAGGCGTATATCTCGCGCAACGCGTTCTCGCTTCCCACGGGCAGGACGTTCGTGGGCCTGGAGAACTACCGCAGGGGGGTGGAGCGGACCAACCTGCTGGCCAGCTTCGGCTGGACGGTGTTGGTGACCGTGGGCTCGGTCCTGCTGATCCTGTTGTGCACGTCCATGTGCGCCTGGTGGATCGTCAGGGTCAACACGCGGGTGGCCAAGTTCCTGTACCTGCTGTTCCTGTTCAACATGATCGTGCCGTTCCAGATGGTCATGTTCACGCTTTCCAAGCTTGCGGACATGCTGGGCCTGAACACGCCGTGGGGGCTGTGCGTGGTGTATCTGGGGTTCGGTGCCGGCCTGGCGGTGTTCATCTTCACGGGCGTGGTCAAGGGCATCCCCCAGGAGCTGGAGGAGTCGGCCATGATCGACGGGGCCAGCATCCCGCGCACCTTCTTCGGGATCGTGGTGCCGATCATGCGTCCCTCGATCGTGTCGGTGGCGATCCTGGAGGCCATGTGGATCTGGAACGACTTCCTGCTGCCCTACCTGACCCTGGACATGCGCCGGTTCAAGACCATGAGCATCGCCATCCAGTACCTGAAGGGCGGGTACGGCTCGGTGGACATGGGCGCGATGATGGGCTGCCTGGTCCTGGCCATCATCCCCATCATCGTCTTCTACCTGATCTGCCAGAAATACATCATCAAAGGCGTCCTCGCCGGCGCCGTCAAAGGATAA
- a CDS encoding carbohydrate ABC transporter permease, translating into MISMVGRSIRRWWGLFVLPTLLAFVVGFVVPFVMGVYLSFCRFTTVVDARFVGLGNYAAALSDKEFWHAMWYTVAFTVVTTLVINVCGFAVAYMLTKAIRGANVFRSVFFMPNLIGGIILGYIWLLLLNGVLAHWGRSITYSGVYGFWGMVLLYCWQQIGYMMIIYIAGLQALPGDVVEAASVDGASGRQILFRITLPLMMPSITVCTFLTMTNGFKMFDQNLALTNGAPSNTSELLALNIYRTFYGRTGFEGVGQAKAVVFFVIVAVIAVVQNRLTTSREVSA; encoded by the coding sequence GTGATTTCGATGGTTGGTCGGTCGATTCGTAGGTGGTGGGGGTTGTTTGTGTTGCCTACGTTGTTGGCGTTTGTGGTTGGTTTTGTGGTGCCGTTTGTGATGGGCGTGTATTTGAGTTTTTGCCGGTTCACGACGGTGGTGGATGCCCGGTTTGTGGGGTTGGGCAATTATGCTGCGGCGTTGTCGGATAAAGAGTTCTGGCATGCGATGTGGTATACGGTGGCGTTCACGGTGGTGACGACGCTGGTTATCAATGTGTGTGGTTTCGCGGTGGCGTATATGCTGACCAAGGCGATCCGTGGGGCGAATGTGTTCCGTTCGGTGTTTTTCATGCCGAATCTGATCGGCGGGATCATCCTGGGGTATATCTGGCTGCTGTTGTTGAACGGGGTGCTGGCCCATTGGGGTCGTTCGATCACGTATTCGGGGGTGTATGGCTTCTGGGGGATGGTGCTGTTGTATTGCTGGCAGCAGATCGGCTATATGATGATCATTTACATTGCCGGCCTGCAGGCGTTGCCTGGGGATGTGGTGGAGGCTGCTTCGGTTGACGGGGCCAGCGGCCGTCAGATCCTGTTCCGGATCACGTTGCCGTTGATGATGCCTTCGATCACGGTGTGCACGTTTTTGACGATGACCAACGGGTTCAAGATGTTCGATCAGAATCTGGCGTTGACCAACGGGGCGCCGTCGAACACGTCGGAGCTGCTGGCGCTGAACATCTACCGGACGTTCTACGGGCGCACGGGCTTCGAGGGCGTGGGCCAGGCGAAGGCGGTGGTGTTCTTCGTGATCGTGGCGGTGATCGCGGTGGTGCAGAACAGGCTGACGACCAGCAGGGAGGTGTCGGCATGA